CGCGGCGGAGGGGTCTGGCTGCCGGTGGCGTTGTGCGGCCGGCGGGGCCCGCTTTGAGGGGCCATGTCGTGTCGGGCGTCGCGACAGGAAGAGGGGGAGAGCGCGAAGCTGCGGCACAAGGAGGAGCTGAGTCGGAGGGTGAGCTGAGGCGGCCTGCTgccggcgggggagggggagcgcCGCGGGGCGGCCTGAGGCTGCGGCCCTGCCTCCCCGCCGCGTACCCCGGGGTGCTCTGGGCTGCGCAGCCCGGGGCCGTGCTGCTGAGGGGGCCCTGCGGCCTCGGGTGTGATCAGGGCGCTGATGCGGCGGGCGAGTCCTGTCAGGAAGCCGGGGCTCCTGGTAGGGGGTTCTCGGCGGGGAGCGTATGTCGTGTAGCGAGTGCTTGTCGGCGACGCTGTTGGCTCTCTTGTCAagatggttttttttggttcttaCTGCTCTAAATTGAGCTTGAAAAGTCAGGTGAGTCACCGTGAAGTTTTTCTGTAGTATCTACTTCAGCTGTATCTGCTCAAAAAGTGCCAAGGGATTTCAGTCACAGTCTGGCACTCCTTAATCTGCTCTGTTTTCCATAGTGCCAATAACTTTGTTTAGTCTGAAACCTGTCAAGTCCTATGGAGCTGCTTTCCCTCAAAAAATGACTTCTTTTCCATGTGGCCATAGTGTGTAATGTCAGTGGTATTTTTGATTGCCTGGGAAGCTGTAAAGCTAAGATGTAGTAGTATGGCAGGTTGTAACTTCAGTTATCCTGAAGTGGCTGGTGTAGTCCTTAGCAAAAGATGATACTGCTGTTTTGTCTGTTGGAATTGTACATGTAAGACGTTAATATAGCTGATGGGaaagctgtcttttctgtaTGCCACGTTCAGATTGGCTAACTGAATTCTGTGGCAGCTTTCTACCGTAGCACCGATTCCAGGAGACAGaggaagaataaagaaaaccgttttgttttttcaaacaaaaggcACTAAGTGCCCTCTGACCagatttgggggtttgggttttttttttggcttttatgATGGTCTTCCTGATGGCTCTTTAGCATTCACAGCTGTCACTGCAAAAGAATATGGGAATACCTGCCACCTCTGCCAGTGCAGTTGAACAGGGTGGCACATCCCCGTAAGGAAGTTTGTGCAAAACTCCAGAGCAATGGAAAAACTTCTGTTGCTCTTAATACAGGTTTAGGGCGTTCGGGTATTTATTGGTTTCATTTTGAATCTGGAGAAATATCTGTGATTATGAAGCGTGTTGTAGATATTATGctagattttgttttctgaagttatttaatgttttattagtTCTGTACGGGTTTTTCttctgagggaaaaaatgtgGTCTCAGATTGTAAATAGCTAGACGTACTGTGACTTGCCAGTAATGATTGCTTTTAAGGATAGGAGAAATATCAATCCATGCAAGATAACCTGTTTCTAGAGCAgttattttaagtatttcttttttcaaatgtgtttatATCTACTTCCACAATGGTCTGTTTAGATAAAACAGCTATATGTGCATGTAGTTGTCATAAAATATCAGTAAGCCTGttcattataaaataattaaattgaaGTGTATCTTTTGCCTTTCAGATTAAAGAGCAGAAGGTTGTAGTTGATGAGCTTTCTAATTTGAAGAAGAACCGGGTAAGTATCTACAAATTTGCTTTTGACAATTTCATTTTAGCATCAGAGAAACAAGCATAGAGACAGGAGGGGAAACAGAATCGGAGCACACTGTCTCTGATTTGTTGTAATACAGATATGGTCTGCTGTTCTCAGAGTGATTTGTCCTACAAATTATTTGATTATGTACACTGGTACAGTGTAACACAGTatgttgttggggttttgggtctttttatgttttatctGAGTTACTTTGTTAAGATGTTTGAATTGATCAGAAGCCTTCATCAAGTATTCTTAATTTTCATgtgtatgcatttttaaatagaaagtgaTCCCTCACATatgaggaagagagaaatgcAGAATAGACATGGATTgatcataaaatgtttttgatggTACGACAGTAGGATGATGGTGGTGTCAGGGCAGAACTTACCCTGTTTGTGTAAAAGTGAAGGGCTGTCTCGGTGGACCTACCTCAGCTTGTGCTGCAGTCTGGTTGCCCAAGTTTGTTGCTTTGACTTAATGCAACATTGTTTCTCTTTTACAGAAAGTTTACAGGCAGCAACCCAATAGCAACATATTCTTCCTTGTAGACCGAACAGAAACACTGTCTCAATGCAAAAGTAAGTTTGCAGCCTTAGCTGTTAATGATTTCaaagttatattaaaataaaaaactggCAACTGTGTATCAAATGCGAAGTAGACTTCAGACGggtgtttgtcttcctggaTTGGATTAATGTGAAAGTGTTTCCACTTGATCCATGGATGTGGTAAAAGAGCAAGTGCTAAAGATGTAGGAAGAGGGAGAGCATCTGCCCAGGAGAGGTGTCACTGTGCTCAGTGCCCTTTGGGAAGCTGTATAGTGCTTTGTTTTTcggtttgttggttttttttttaatgggacaAAAACACCTAAAAATATCATGGGAtgactgggaagaaaataaagacaagttAAACTGGAGGTTAAGCTAGTAATCTTTAGGTAGCTGAGGGAATGGATCTGTAGGATTATGAAGATAGGAAAATGGATGATAAAGAGAGTTGACAATTGAACAAACCTTAGAAATGtataaattcattttctggAACGAACAATTGCTACTTTGATTCTCTTTCCTTTGATTTGAGTTAATAGTGTTGACATTTCACTTGTTATTTCAAATGTGTAAATCATACAGGCAATATAGGCAATAGTTGGCCATTCCCCTAATACTTAACCTTGTAGTGTGGCTGtctttaggagaaaaaaaatattgtaatatttGTATAATGAAAGAAGAATAAGCTACAGTGAGCTATAGTATTAATATAACACAAACATAGGACTTTTGTTACTTAATGTTTCATGCTTACCTCACTAGTTCAATAAGTGGCTGGAGTTACTCATTTCATTGATACACACAAACTTATCTAGTCATAAACTCACTCATAAACTTATCAGTTTATGAAACTGATTAttcatgttttttctcttataCAGATACATTAGATGAATTAAAGAAGGCACATCAGGAGATGGAAAATTCGGAAAAGACGAAAATCAAGAAATAGTCCATCTGAATTCAGAGTCACCATGTGTGGTATTTGTTGTGTTGTTACCTTGTGTAGCCAGCATGCTATTCATGATTTCTTTAACGAAGGCATGCTCTGCCGTCTTAGAAGAAGAGGACCAGACAGTAGCCAACGGTTGATAAAAGCTGCTTCTGATCTCTCTTATCAGTGTCTGTTTTCTGGTCATGTACTTCACTTGAGGGGACTGGTGACTCCTCAGCCTCTGCAAGATGCcaataacaatatttttctttggaatggAGAAATTTTCAATGGTGTGCATGTAGGAGATCTAGAGAATGACACTGAAGTAATGTTTCGTCATCTTGCATTATGCAGTAGTGAAGTGGACATTTTGTCATTCTTTTCATCAATTCGGGGTCCATggtcttttatttattatcaaGCATCTAGACACAGTTTGTGGTTTGGTAGAGATTATTTTGGTCGTCGTAGTTTGCTTTGGCAGTTTGGTAATGAGGTTGACAGTACTTTCTGTCTCACATCAGTAAGTGTTTATTCCAAATCAGGTAACCAATGGCAAGAAGTCCCAGCATCTGGAATTTTCAAAATTGATCTCAAAGCTTGTGCAGCAGCTAAATCTTTGTCTTTATCGTTGTTTCCATGGAAGTATAGCTGCACAGAGAAAACAGTAGAAGAAATATTCATTAGTGTTCTGGACCAAGTTTCAAAAGATTTACCGAACCACATACATCTTGTGATGAATGAATCAAAACTATGCCTCAGAGCACCAGTTATACccttaaataaaacaattccTGAAGCTTCGGGTGAATGTCCAGGCACTGATATTAGCAATAATATCCATATGGTTTCTGTAAAAACCCTTCAAGGATTTCTTGCAGAGGAACACAAGAAGAAATTAGTCCATCAGTTTCTTgatgttttaaatgaagcagTGAAGAG
The DNA window shown above is from Falco naumanni isolate bFalNau1 chromosome 8, bFalNau1.pat, whole genome shotgun sequence and carries:
- the ASDURF gene encoding ASNSD1 upstream open reading frame protein translates to MSCRASRQEEGESAKLRHKEELSRRIKEQKVVVDELSNLKKNRKVYRQQPNSNIFFLVDRTETLSQCKNTLDELKKAHQEMENSEKTKIKK